Below is a genomic region from Rhododendron vialii isolate Sample 1 chromosome 5a, ASM3025357v1.
TATCTTCATAAAGCTGATACTATTTGCATCGTTTATACGGTTTGATAGAAATTTAGTCTATTATGGTTGGATGTACTTCAAAGTTCTAAGATACACAAAACAATAGTAAATTTTATAGTCAACGTGTCCATGTCCTCAGTTTTTAGGTATGACATGGCCATGTTTTGTGTCTTGACCTCCATATCCGTGCTTTGTAGCTTGGGAGAATCTGTCAAACTTTCTGCCACATGCTCCCCTTAATCTGGACGCCGTCCTGTTAAAGCGTGAAGACTCTCCATTTGTATCGGTCATATTTGCAGGAAAGACCGGATCTTATATTAGTGTTGCTTTGTTAGTAGAATTGTAGGggttaaaaattaaaatcacaAACAGTTGAGAAGGTAATATCGTCATCTTCAAGTTACCATCTCATGCGATGGCATAGCCTCCAATATTAATTTTCCACATGGATAGCAGTCAAATCTCTCTTGCATAGGGTTGCTGTCTTCAGCCCATTTCACTTTTTGCTTTTCCCATCCAGGTGGTCTTGGCAGCTAATGATTTGCCTTCTATCAATGATGTAACTTATCCTGAACTAGTTGAGATAATATCCAAGGTAATAAACGATTACTTTTTTGGGTGTCTGTGATACTTTCAGATTCATTGTTTGACTCTGACATGTTTAGTTGTAAATTACCAGTTGAAGGATGCAAATGGGCAGCTTGCGGGAGTTGATGCTTCCAACCTTTTGATTGCCAATTCCGGTAATGATTTGCCGGTAAGAAATAGAAAGTGCTCTAAGTGATTCTCTCATagcttcattttttctttatgTCATCTTACACTGACTGGAAGATCTCGAATGTTGCATTTCTCTAATTATTTTGTCGCTTCTGCTTATCCCATCGCAGGTTATTGATCTCACAAGCATATCACAAGAACTTGCCTACCTAGCAAGTGATGCAGACTTGGTCATTTTGGAAGGAATGGTTAGTGCTTACCTTAAGATAACTACTAGGGTAGAGGTCACCATTATCCACTTTCGGTTCTGTTAGCTTCAAGTAAATTGTATGGTTCTTTCACATATGGATTACTAAAAAGAAATCATGTAGGGCTTACCAAACATTTGAGAAGAGAGAAATTCTTCGATTCTATAATTCATATGGCCAAGTATATACCTACTCTATTAATTAGAAGTAATACAGAGACTGTTTGAAAGTCAGAATATTGATAAACAGGATTCTTTGTTTTAAACTTCCTCAAAAGCCTAGTTACTGCTTAGTATTTGTAAGTTAGTACAGAGGCTGTTTGAAAATCAGAAGATCGATAAACAAGATTCTTAGTTTTAAACTTCCTCAATATTGACGACACaatctttgtttcttttggcAGGGCCGTGGAATTGAGACAAATCTTTATGCTCAATTCAAATGTGATTCCCTTAAGATTGGGATGGTAATGACTTTTAATCATGCCGTTCTTTTTTCCCGTTTTAGGATCCCCGTTAATCACTTCTAGAGTTAGTTCAAATTCTTCCATTCTTTTGCTTCCCTATCCTGATTATACTTGCACATACAGGTGAAGCACCCAGAGGTTGCCCAGTTCCTTGGTGGGAGGCTATACGACTGTGTTTTCAAGTTCAATGAAGTCTTGAGTTAATTCTTTATCCTTGTCAGCATATGGACCTAATTACTTAACAACTTTCGGGCCAACCACGTAGCACGAGATTTTAGGTTCTGGAAATGATTTGCAATCTGCCGAATTCGCATATTTTCCTTAGGTATTGAATCGAATATGGGAATGTTATCCTGTCACCAGTTTACGCACAGTTTATGCATTGAGATATCCTGTCACCAGTTTATGCGCAGTTTATGCGTTGAGAGAAAGATAGGGCAAATTAATACAAGAGTAGATTGTTTGTTCCTATGCGGAGCAAGACCTTTTGCAGTTGTGTTGGTTGTTTAATGTTTTCAATGATCCCGAGATTACTTTTATATTTACCTGAACTGATGGAGTATTATGGTGACTATTAAGCTTCGTTGAACAAGAAGGggaaacaacaacaacaactacAAAAAGGTTTGAAAGGTTGCAGTTTATGGATCCATTCTCTTTGTTGGTAATGAGATATGAGAAGCCATttcgttcttttctttttgtcaaacGGCATACATCAGCGGGATTAGGGGAGGGAGTTAGTATGTTAGTCCAAAGGCTCTCCATAGTCCTAAACTCCAAAAGCGCCCCTCGTGGGGCTTGAACATTTTCCTCCACTGGGTAGGCCACGCTGCACACCAACTGAACTAGTTGGGTTTGGCAAGAAGCCATTTCGTTCACCCAACAAACACTGCAGGTTCTCCCGTGcctgtgtattttttttctttttgaaagacaaaaaaactcAAGTATTATACATCGAATATCCCTTTGGGGTTTTccgtctcaattttttttttcttctggaaAAGGAAATGAACTCAAAGTTATTATCCATCGAAAACAGTTTGCAACCATTGTTAGAAATTGTCACAGCAATAGGGACCTCATCTTGATCTAGCATGACACAGAGATACACACAGTCACACACCCAAACACTCtcgcatgagagagagagagagagagagagagagagagagagagagagagagtttggtgCACCACAACCATCTCACATGCATTTGGTGCACTACAGGGAACACATCATGTTAAGTTACTAACTGTCAACATTGAGCTGTGAATACTACAATAAATTGATCTCCAAGAATGTCAAAGATGTTCCATTAAACCAAAATAAGATGCATGCTACCTGAACTGACATTTGAAAAGGGAAACTCAATAGAATCGGTTGGAAAAACAAAACTGAGTCAAACATTGCATAATTCCAGCCTGTACATTGAAAGCGCAATTAGGACGGAAGAAAGCCAATCGTTACTATCTTTGCACCTTTCCAATGGCGTGTAAGTATACTGAGACGGAGACAATGCTGTTTCACAACAGGAAAGGCTAGTCAGTCCCAGAGCATGCCATGAACATGGCAAGTGTGCAGAACGGAGAACAAGCCATTAACGTATGAACACAGTTTACGAATATCATACTTGTTCCAGAAATGTAAAAGCACAAGATGCATTGACATAAACTAGAACAACTTACGTGGAACCAAGGAAAAAGGCAAGGGAGAGatgaaacccaaaaagaaacacAGAAACAACTGCCGTCAGCAGCATCGCCACAGAAGTAGAATACACCTGCGAGTTGCATTGCAGATAAATTCTCATAAAATGCATAATGCACAACAAGTGGAGcccagtttttttcttttcataacgAGAATAATGTCCATTGCCACACCTTCACAATATTGTCAGCATACTTCATGACCATTGATACAGCAATGCCACTGCACATAGCAAAAAGTTAATGAGTACTAGAAGATGAAAAGATTGAAGCCACATACAGGGTTGGTCATCAACACAACAAAAGAAGGGGAATAATATTAACATTTTCCTTGAACAGATTAAATCAAATTAATGTAGAGTGTGTAAAGTGGAGCTATTTAGTTTCCAATAAAACTGTTTCCTTTTCCAATTTGTGTATTTATTCCTGGTAATTTCTATCACTCTGTGGtttactttcaacatttttttgccaacttggaaattaaaaaattcctGATGCCTGTCTGAGTGACTCCCCACACCAGAGAAATCTATCTAACCTAAAAAGTTTGAAAACGGATCTGCAGACACTACATTAACCAAATCTTAACCTTCCAGGGTAATTGAATATCTTTCGACACAGTAAATCAAGAACTAGAAAGAAAATAAGCTATAGGATGATGATACCCTTTTTCCATAGCTAAGCAAGCAAATGGAAGATGATGTCATTCAACAAAGGAGAACAATGTACCTTAGTGCATGGTTAAGAATCATGAGAATCGTAATTAATGAGTATCCATGAAAGAACCCCCTGTAAGAGAAAGTCTCAGTCATAAAATatagtaaaagttaaaacttGACAAATCTACCTTCACCAATGCAACAGGAGAACCAAACTTGTTAAGTAACAAAAGAGTGATAGATGAGCATGATGAGCATTCCAAAGACACAGAATCCGCTAATTTgacaacccaagaaaataccatCCTGCTTCACTTACTAAAACTGACCATTCAGTTTCTGATTATAGTCTTCTCCAAAAGTCCCAAGATAGGAAAGTAGGAAATTGCACAATTAAGTAGTTCAGAGGAGGGCATATTTGGTTTAATCACACACAACCATGAGTAAAATCTCTTATTTATTGCCAGACGGAGAAAAACCAAATTGTTCATAATAATCAACGCATTAACTATGCAGATTTAATCCACTTAAGCTTTTAAGATCAGTCTTTAACCCACTAAATGATGACGTTGAGCTCAAAACTTTGTAGAGGTCCTTATAATCAAAAGTAAGAGCACAATCAGTCTGCATGGCCCTCCTGAAAATATCCATAAATGACTTgtttttgggaaattttttgaacagATAAATCCAAAATGCCCAAATCTTGATATTTCCGCGCTTGGTTAAGAACAATCTGAAATTACTTGTTCACGACAGCATCAAAATCTTGAACCAGTATCGCAATAGCATTGAAGCCCATTCCAAAGACGTATAACCAGAAGTTCTGCACATTTATGTTCCTTGAAGGACGCTTTTTAATTATTGCCTGCAGAATCCAAAAGCACAAATCATCAGTCATAACTTGAATGACTATCAAGGTACCCCATTGATTTTTTCAACTACTTTATTATCTGCATAGCATAAATCAAAATCCTCTTTGGGGAGTGTTACTTTAACTATTTGCCAACAAGATCCACCCAATTCTGCTCATATACTGTTGGCTGAGCACTTCGTGCACACTAGTCAGGCCTTAAACAGGAACTGCACTACCAGACAACAAACAAGCAAAAGTAAATGCTTAAAGAATTTACCTCTGTGTATACTCCTGCAAAACCACTTAGAAGTGCCATGACCTGCATAGGAATTACGGATTGGTTACAACAAGCTATTACAACCAATGACAACAATCAGGCTTTTCGGCACAATTCAGTTGATTAAGCTTCAAAAttgatatccaaaaaaaaaaagctgaaaAATTCATCAACTCACAATGGCCATCACCCAACCTTGAACAGGAGTTTGAAGGACTTGATCAGAACTGCATATAGCCGCAATCATTCAtaagaagccattgaagaaagagaaagaaatttgAACTGATATAGAAGTCCAACAATCGAAACCAAAGCGGCATTTCCTTTTTGTCAACCAAGGTAGCATGAGTAAAGAATCCAAGCCGATAGAGAAATGAATTTCGGGTATAAGCAGAACATTAGCAGTTCAAAGTTCTCTCTGCAATTGGCTACAATCCAGGCAGCATATCATAATAGACTAAATGTGTTCCAACAAAATccgaaataaaatttgaagaaCCCATGAGAACACAACTACAAGATAGTCAGGATTGAGGATCGCTCTTACGAAGAATTTAGTTGTGCTGTGGTGCATCCTGCACATAATAGAATGAAACCAGCCCATTGAATCTCGCTTAACctgaaagaaaatgacaattagATTAAAATATCTAAGCCCAATTGTCCAGCTCACTAAAGCATTTCTTATCATGTAAATTTCGAGGTTTTgacattttgttcttttgtaagTACTCGTTATAGTTCTATTTATAGATTTTAGTcctgatcagaaaaataatgcCATTGGGGATATCTgacaaaaatgataaattagCTTTACTTATTCAAAGTTTGGCCCCTCTTTTGTATAAAGACCATAATTCCCAGGGTAAATGGCAGAAAGACTTACTTCTTCTTAAGAATGATCCGATATAACACACCAGTGCTGATAATATTCAGGTTTTTCAATATTTGATACCCCGGAGCATCGACATAAGCAAAGATGTAATACTGCAAGTTAGAGTCATCTTTTAGAGACCAAAATACTAAAGCTGTCTAcctgggaaagaaaaaaagaaagaagacgaCTAAAGCTACTATTAATCTACTGCATGAGAccgaaggcaaaaaaaaaattacttgaagCAAATTTTTGACGAGGTAAAGTGCCGCAGGTATTGGGTAAACACTAACTTCATCCAGCGTCGTACTCAACCTAACAATATAAGGCACAAATCAAAGTTTTAGTCAAACCAGATTTTTGGAAGTTTGAAAACTCAGGgacagaaaaagaaacaaaagatgGGAGGGAGATAGATGAAACAAATGACCTGTTATCTTCAGTAACACCTTCCCTTCTCCAGATTCTTAACAAGGCTGCAAGTGATAACGTACATTTCAAAGCCTCTACCTAATtccaaagaagaaaaccaaTGCTCAAAATTAAATTCTGTTACAATTAACGAAACAGCCACCATAGCTAACAATTTAATATATCTTCACATCTTGAAAATGTTGCATAACTGTCGCTCCAAGGATCTGTTTATGTCATTTAAATAATCTTAAGTGGAGAATAGTACTTCCTCACCGAGAAATTCGCAGTTGTAACACTGTACTCGTACTTTCCAGCTCTCTTGGACCAGACAATAAGGATTGCCTGTGAACTTGTAAGAATAGTCAATGCAAGTGTAACAATGGACCTATAACAATAAGGAATTGGCAGTCAaccaactattttttttatcctttgcAATAGACACGATGCATTTAAACTAGTGTTATAGGCACATCTTACTTGCGCTTCCACTTAGATCGTTCACTAGAGATGCCTCCGAAGTTAGCAACATTACTAACCGAAACTGCAATGTCAATAGTTACTATGAGGACTAAGGAACACGCCGCGTAGCCTATTTAGTTCAAGGTCGAGAAAACGTACCACCCGGAAGAGCTTTCCCACCTCGGTTCTCTATATCATCACCAACTTCATCCTGCCAGTATCACATACGACCGTCAAAATTCAAGGTGCAAGCCGAATCTGACCTAAGAACTCAACCTTGAAATGGAAGACAACTCAAACAAAGCACATAAGCATAACAAGCGTTGTGCCTGCGCGATGCACGAAATATACATATTGactcaattgaatttttttactacttcttgtttctttgttcaattttaatAATCACACACTCTCAACCCAATTCCCCACTCCCTCAGGTAACACTTTGCcttctttcaaaaaaacaaaaccgtaACTCTCTCTCCGTGTGTGTGGgcacatatctctctctctctctctctctctctctctctctctctctctctctctctctctcaatttcaaaaaacaaagacagCAAAAGTCTTAAAAATTAGGTATGGGAGTTTAGAGGCTTGAGAAGCCCACTACATTTGTATATAGCATAGATAGATAGAAATTCTTAACGGAAAAACGGAGTTTTACGGGAAAAAAATCTCCCTTCTTGAGCTTGTGCAGGTTTTTCTCCAAGAGTCATTACACTTAAGAGCAAGTTTTTTTAAGGGTATAGAATGATTCAATATGAACATAAACAAGCggaaaaaaaatcttctctcaTAAAATATTGTAAGGTATCAGAAACCAATCTAGGAAAACCAATAAGTACGGCACAAAAAATGCAAGCGAAGTCAACCTAAACTCATTACTCTAAATTTGGGGGAGCTGAAGTTAACCAGCATCCAATCTgaccccagagagagagagagagagaagagagagaatcagagtTATGCAAAGTGATAACGAAACTGAGAGAAAAGAGTATCGAGTACGAAACGGTAGATGCGCATTTCTAGGGTTTAATTGATTGGTGCAATCAAACAAGAGTACACATTGTATAGAAAGAATTACGGCGAAAAGAAAAACCTGATCTTTGATCTTTCGATACTCCATTGAAGCAAATCTGCTAGTAAAACTATTACTCCCACAGCAAAACCTGgtctctgatctctctctctctctctctaacaatcCCCTTTCGCAATTCTGCGGGGGTTTGTTTCCCAGTTGTCGGTTTTGGAAATCAAAGAAAGAACTGAGTAGTGGAAATAGagaagcggatcaaaaaaaaaaaaaaaaaatagagaagcaAAATTCAGGTTTTCCTTTTGTCAGATCCGGAACTGAATTTTGAATTACTTGTAAATTGTTTCacttttaaaaattcaatttgtttccttcctttttgtttttttttaaaggttggTAATAtcctttttccattttattgCTACTAACATGGAGTATCATTATACTAATacccaaaatatatcgttttaATTCCCAAAAGATTTGAGGACATATTATTAGCTCGAAATGTATACTCATGGGTTCTATGAAACTATTACATTACAAAATCCCTTCCTCCGGGAAGACAATATGCCGAATAAATTTTTTGGGTAGCGATACAACCTTAGATTCAGATTTGTTTGATagtcttttttctaaaatatctTTAACGTCATATCGTACGATATAATATAAGTATGAGATAATAAAgattataagtttttttttttttcattcaagaaTGACATGAGATGATTTTACTCCTATcatttatttttatacttttcagATTTATTTTAtagtacattttttaaaaatcccaATCATTGTCTACGATATAATATAAGTACAAGATAATAGAACCATTGTTTCCATGTCTCATTCACTAAAAATCAAAGGAATGCCaaaattctaaataaaaaaaacgcTAATTACCCCAATAAAAAAGAATAGTCATTCCATCAGAAAATTTAAAGAATTCCGATTGCATTCTCTTCACGGCAAAGATCGATgtgctctctctcctctctccctttctctacACCAGCTCATATACATATCTTTCGCCATGAAGGTGGATTAGTTTTATACttccataaaataaaagagacaTCTCTATTTCTTCGTATTTCAGCTTTTATGAAGTTTCTTTCTAGTCTCGGGTAGACAGTTTCTATGGAGCGCCGTAGACCTTCCAAAAGGTAACAGAGATGTATAAAGGTTTTCTCGGTCCAGACGGAGATCAACCCGTGAGTGTAAAGGCAGAAGGGAGCTTGACTGTAAGACCCACCCGTTAGATTACAACATTCTCTCTTCCGCGCGCGTCACAAATTTCTGGGCCGGGCATCATCACGTGATGCTCCAACATCTCACAATATCACATTTTTTGTGGTacacaaaatatgaaaaaaaataacagtCATTTCGACCTTATACAATTTCATTTGCTTTTGATCTCCATTCCATTCTATTCCAATGTCGATTCTATCGCAATCAAGCATAGTGGTAGAGTATCGAACTCCATTATCTTAAATTGAAGAAAAgtaaacataatattaattGAGATCTAATATTTCTTTTAGatgaaatagaaagaaaaaaaaaagtgtatggATTGAGATCCTAATGtaaactttattttttcccaAACGTAAGGGGAAAACGGATTTAATTCTTGAATGTTACTCAGGTAGCAATCTTATGAGTTAGCATTACGTTAAATTCAAAAGTCAATTTAGTTTTTTTCAGgttttctctttcaaaattataaataataacTTCACTTCATATTTTAGAATAGAGCTAGCACTTctcccattaaaaaaaaaatacgggaGAGGTCCGGCCGGTTTCAATAATTTCAAGCTGTTTTCGGACTCATTATTGCAAATTTCGTAGAGATGTATCATGTATGAATCTTTTATAATCATTTTGATAGATATTGATTTGATATATaatgaaaatcatttatctTTAAATAAacgagtcataattaatttcaaTAGGcgtcaataaattttttccaatATCAATTTTATCCACTCATGTATTTCATGCTATCTAATTAATATAACTTTTAACATGATCAAACTTCCCAACAGATTTACATTATGATATGCAAAATTTTGATCGTTAAAGTAATCCTAAAAAGGAGGTCAAAAAGAAAACGAGTAATCCTGAAAGGAGCACAAAATTAGCACAAGTG
It encodes:
- the LOC131325514 gene encoding CMP-sialic acid transporter 2-like isoform X2, with protein sequence MEYRKIKDQDEVGDDIENRGGKALPGGTNVANFGGISSERSKWKRKSIVTLALTILTSSQAILIVWSKRAGKYEYSVTTANFSVEALKCTLSLAALLRIWRREGVTEDNRLSTTLDEVSVYPIPAALYLVKNLLQYYIFAYVDAPGYQILKNLNIISTGVLYRIILKKKLSEIQWAGFILLCAGCTTAQLNSSSDQVLQTPVQGWVMAIVMALLSGFAGVYTEAIIKKRPSRNINVQNFWLYVFGMGFNAIAILVQDFDAVVNKGFFHGYSLITILMILNHALSGIAVSMVMKYADNIVKVYSTSVAMLLTAVVSVFLFGFHLSLAFFLGSTIVSVSVYLHAIGKVQR
- the LOC131325514 gene encoding CMP-sialic acid transporter 2-like isoform X1 — translated: MEYRKIKDQDEVGDDIENRGGKALPGVSVSNVANFGGISSERSKWKRKSIVTLALTILTSSQAILIVWSKRAGKYEYSVTTANFSVEALKCTLSLAALLRIWRREGVTEDNRLSTTLDEVSVYPIPAALYLVKNLLQYYIFAYVDAPGYQILKNLNIISTGVLYRIILKKKLSEIQWAGFILLCAGCTTAQLNSSSDQVLQTPVQGWVMAIVMALLSGFAGVYTEAIIKKRPSRNINVQNFWLYVFGMGFNAIAILVQDFDAVVNKGFFHGYSLITILMILNHALSGIAVSMVMKYADNIVKVYSTSVAMLLTAVVSVFLFGFHLSLAFFLGSTIVSVSVYLHAIGKVQR